One part of the Cyclobacteriaceae bacterium genome encodes these proteins:
- a CDS encoding OmpA family protein, which translates to MKRCVAGFILFIRAVSLVSQNLVPNPSFEELIRCPHSFSTTRNDFMVPGWTSPTKGTPDLFHACSWGEADVPYNWAGSSNAKTGKGYAGIYVWMSTGSNYREYIQCEIAEPLTANARYRISFFFKLASNSVYTINRMGLALTTEKIEFNHDRVIDLVPTLSVEKDTALDMATGKWEEALLEYTATGGERYLTIGNFFNDKLTKHARLSHRIGSNSMLATSAYYYVDDVSVTPLDPLPVVSSSQQFQSENIELNKDYILKNIQFEFDSYTLLKSSHPELDEIVNILMENPAFQVRLSGHTDFVGSDDYNLLLSRNRARSVADYLITKGIKPERISSFGFGKSRPLVNEQTEKARSLNRRVEIRFTEEQPADKF; encoded by the coding sequence ATGAAGCGATGTGTAGCGGGTTTTATTTTATTTATCCGGGCAGTAAGCCTGGTTAGTCAAAACCTTGTACCAAACCCAAGCTTTGAGGAATTAATCCGGTGCCCGCATAGTTTTTCAACTACCCGTAACGATTTTATGGTGCCCGGTTGGACATCGCCTACCAAAGGTACCCCCGACTTGTTTCATGCCTGCAGCTGGGGAGAGGCTGATGTGCCGTACAATTGGGCCGGATCATCGAATGCCAAAACAGGTAAGGGGTATGCAGGAATTTATGTTTGGATGAGCACCGGCAGCAATTACCGCGAGTATATTCAATGTGAAATAGCCGAGCCCCTAACGGCCAATGCACGCTACCGCATATCATTTTTCTTTAAGCTGGCATCCAATTCTGTTTATACGATTAATCGAATGGGTTTAGCATTAACAACCGAAAAAATTGAGTTTAACCACGATCGTGTGATTGATCTTGTGCCAACATTATCTGTTGAAAAGGACACTGCCCTGGATATGGCAACAGGAAAATGGGAAGAGGCTTTGCTGGAGTATACGGCAACCGGTGGTGAGCGCTACCTGACGATCGGTAATTTTTTTAATGACAAGTTAACCAAACATGCCCGTTTATCGCATCGCATCGGTAGTAATAGTATGCTGGCTACCAGTGCATATTATTATGTGGATGATGTATCGGTTACACCACTTGATCCATTGCCTGTTGTTTCCTCAAGCCAACAATTTCAGTCGGAGAATATTGAATTGAACAAGGATTATATACTGAAAAATATCCAGTTTGAATTTGACAGCTACACACTGTTGAAATCTTCGCACCCGGAACTGGATGAAATAGTCAACATCCTGATGGAGAATCCGGCTTTTCAGGTTCGTTTATCAGGTCACACAGATTTCGTTGGTTCAGATGATTACAACCTGCTGCTTTCAAGAAACCGGGCACGCAGTGTTGCCGATTATTTGATAACAAAAGGCATTAAACCAGAGCGCATTAGTTCTTTTGGCTTTGGCAAATCACGGCCGCTGGTAAACGAACAAACCGAAAAGGCCAGGAGCCTCAACCGCAGGGTTGAAATTCGGTTTACTGAGGAACAGCCTGCTGATAAATTTTAG
- a CDS encoding alkane 1-monooxygenase, with protein sequence MGSFKKIGFFTAFILPALVILGYYAGGAWNFMAVAFAFIIIPILDHLTGLDTSNVEADQMKLVSEEKYYRFVTYIWTYVQLLFVVWGCYAITQGKLQSLPEWAGFVLSFSLVTGGIGITVAHELGHKKSSLERFYSKLLLMTVCYMHFYIEHNRGHHVYVATPEDPATARKNENFYAFWFRSVFVGYWHAWGHEKSSLHKKGISAFHWKNSMIWFTVLPVLFCGTLMLVTHYLTGYASWQIPVFLFAQSFFAFTLLELVNYVEHYGIVRKQVAPGKYERVNPLHSWNASHLISNFFLFQLQRHSDHHANAIKRYQVLNHYNESPQLPYGYPTMILMALIPPLWFAFMNPRLENWSTKIYQQAVPQ encoded by the coding sequence ATGGGAAGTTTTAAAAAGATAGGTTTTTTTACAGCCTTTATCCTGCCTGCCTTAGTTATACTTGGTTATTATGCAGGCGGTGCCTGGAATTTTATGGCCGTAGCCTTTGCCTTTATTATCATTCCAATACTTGACCACCTGACCGGGCTAGACACTTCCAATGTTGAGGCCGATCAGATGAAACTTGTCAGCGAAGAAAAGTATTACCGCTTTGTTACCTACATCTGGACATACGTTCAATTGCTTTTCGTAGTGTGGGGATGTTATGCCATTACCCAAGGCAAACTCCAATCTTTGCCAGAATGGGCAGGCTTTGTGCTTAGCTTTTCATTAGTTACAGGGGGAATTGGCATAACCGTAGCGCATGAATTAGGCCATAAAAAGTCATCCCTTGAACGATTTTACAGTAAGCTTTTGCTGATGACGGTTTGCTACATGCACTTTTATATTGAACATAACCGCGGGCACCATGTTTACGTAGCCACACCGGAAGACCCGGCAACAGCCAGAAAGAACGAAAACTTTTATGCATTTTGGTTTCGTTCTGTTTTTGTTGGCTATTGGCATGCCTGGGGCCATGAAAAATCATCCCTGCATAAAAAAGGGATCTCCGCTTTCCATTGGAAAAATAGCATGATCTGGTTTACCGTACTACCGGTTTTATTTTGCGGAACCTTAATGCTTGTTACACATTACCTAACCGGTTATGCAAGCTGGCAAATTCCTGTATTTTTATTTGCGCAAAGTTTTTTCGCTTTTACGTTGCTTGAATTAGTGAATTATGTTGAACACTATGGCATTGTGCGAAAACAAGTTGCCCCTGGCAAGTATGAACGTGTGAATCCATTACACTCATGGAATGCCAGCCATTTAATCAGTAACTTTTTTTTATTTCAACTGCAACGTCATTCCGACCACCACGCCAATGCGATAAAGCGTTACCAGGTACTGAACCACTACAATGAAAGCCCACAGCTTCCTTACGGCTACCCTACCATGATACTGATGGCGCTAATACCGCCTCTCTGGTTTGCGTTTATGAACCCACGCCTCGAAAATTGGTCCACTAAAATTTATCAGCAGGCTGTTCCTCAGTAA
- a CDS encoding LemA family protein gives MEKYQFLIRVALIGLVGYGSGCTSRNTSEMASAFSITDSLTEVYLNLQDSILTSWNLMINDDNKKIKSMHYLVHELQVTGQFDADKLKALDQRIEQLKRIRYTPKSLGNSDVVDEYDFASNSLVTELVVLAESYSAYAYNTTMQNLVEDIRTAEQRVENYRSAYDAVVNQYNKFILVNKEHLKEIDNTTTIERKPVFQIASD, from the coding sequence ATGGAAAAGTATCAGTTTTTAATAAGGGTAGCGCTGATTGGCCTGGTAGGTTATGGAAGTGGATGTACTTCCAGAAACACCAGCGAAATGGCTTCTGCCTTTTCCATCACCGATTCACTTACCGAGGTATACCTGAACCTGCAGGATAGTATACTAACTTCCTGGAACCTGATGATCAATGACGATAATAAAAAAATCAAGTCCATGCACTACCTCGTGCACGAACTACAAGTTACCGGACAGTTTGATGCCGATAAATTAAAAGCACTCGATCAACGCATCGAACAACTCAAAAGGATTCGTTACACACCCAAAAGCCTTGGCAATTCAGATGTAGTTGATGAGTATGATTTTGCCTCCAATTCATTAGTGACCGAACTGGTTGTACTGGCCGAATCGTATTCAGCCTATGCCTATAACACCACCATGCAAAATCTGGTGGAAGACATCAGGACAGCCGAACAACGGGTGGAAAACTACCGCTCAGCTTATGATGCGGTAGTTAACCAGTACAATAAGTTCATCCTGGTAAACAAGGAACACCTCAAAGAAATCGATAACACCACAACCATCGAAAGGAAACCGGTATTTCAAATAGCTTCCGATTAA
- the paaJ gene encoding phenylacetate-CoA oxygenase subunit PaaJ: MGNLSVEEIKSWLEEVKDPEIPVLSLVDLGVITDVKTENEAVYIEMTPTFVGCPAMDMMKQDVIEVLNRKGISKVNVNISFKEPWTSDKISTKGRLALKKFGLAPPPSGNLFTDIDILEYAQCPRCNGTNTELKNPFGPTLCRSIHYCNNCQEAFEQFKPL, encoded by the coding sequence ATGGGTAACCTTTCAGTAGAAGAAATCAAAAGCTGGTTGGAAGAGGTAAAAGATCCGGAGATACCCGTATTGTCATTGGTCGATCTTGGGGTTATTACCGATGTAAAAACTGAAAATGAGGCCGTTTATATTGAAATGACGCCAACCTTTGTTGGCTGCCCGGCCATGGACATGATGAAACAGGATGTTATTGAAGTTTTGAACCGAAAAGGGATCAGTAAGGTTAATGTGAACATCTCCTTTAAAGAGCCCTGGACCTCCGATAAGATATCCACAAAAGGCAGGTTGGCATTGAAAAAATTTGGGCTTGCCCCGCCCCCATCCGGAAACCTGTTTACCGATATCGATATACTGGAATATGCCCAATGCCCACGCTGCAATGGCACCAATACCGAACTAAAAAACCCATTTGGCCCAACCCTGTGCCGGTCTATACATTATTGTAATAACTGCCAGGAGGCCTTTGAACAATTCAAGCCTCTTTAA
- the paaC gene encoding phenylacetate-CoA oxygenase subunit PaaC: MNTLALKELLYKIADDQLILGHRNSEWTGFGPLLEEDIAFSSMAQDKVGQSHAIYSILHSLGEQEPDTIAFTRNADQFHNCIFTELPNGEYDFSLIRHFLYDTAEIIRFEMLMQSSYSPLAELAVKIRAELRYHTLHANTWVKQLGSATEESIRRLQRSLEYTLPYALGIFEESPYEQELIAEGIFGGEQTLKERWLTKVEEVINQTQLHLPDWKTTQPILGGRNGKHSEHLQPLLDEMSEVFNIDPTAEW, encoded by the coding sequence ATGAATACTCTCGCGTTAAAAGAACTCCTTTATAAAATAGCCGATGATCAATTGATCCTCGGTCACCGTAACTCGGAATGGACAGGCTTTGGTCCTTTGCTGGAAGAAGACATTGCCTTTTCTTCCATGGCACAAGATAAAGTGGGACAAAGTCATGCCATATATTCCATTTTGCATTCGTTGGGTGAACAGGAGCCGGATACAATTGCCTTTACCCGAAATGCCGACCAGTTTCACAATTGCATTTTCACGGAGCTTCCCAATGGCGAATATGATTTCAGCCTGATCCGTCATTTCCTTTACGACACTGCAGAGATCATCCGCTTCGAAATGCTTATGCAATCATCGTATTCTCCTTTGGCAGAACTGGCCGTTAAAATCCGAGCCGAACTTCGCTACCACACCCTGCATGCCAACACCTGGGTAAAACAACTTGGCAGTGCCACCGAAGAAAGCATTAGAAGGCTTCAACGTTCACTTGAGTACACCCTTCCTTATGCCTTGGGTATTTTTGAAGAATCACCTTATGAACAGGAACTCATTGCCGAAGGCATTTTTGGTGGAGAACAAACGCTTAAAGAAAGGTGGTTGACCAAAGTGGAAGAGGTTATTAACCAAACACAACTTCATTTGCCGGATTGGAAAACAACGCAGCCCATTCTTGGCGGAAGAAACGGAAAACACAGCGAGCACCTTCAGCCTTTGCTGGATGAAATGAGCGAGGTGTTTAATATTGATCCAACAGCCGAGTGGTAA
- a CDS encoding phenylacetic acid degradation b — MNSLDPRVKRLPKIGQPGQVEPKAPLDQFGTFEVFVQPKEGKPFQHEGIVHAPNLELAFVLAKEAFTRRFTCVSIYVVDTRNVYTSPMTEGNTSVFEFIHEIPAQPGEKIAYEIYQLIKRGKQHIHAGTVQAVTPQEAMSEAKKVYNTGKVIYNLWAIRTSDIRFTKPEEQELWLTLPEKKFRDASAYKAGDKLTEFLDRQKN; from the coding sequence ATGAATTCATTAGATCCAAGAGTTAAGCGACTCCCAAAAATTGGGCAACCCGGGCAGGTGGAGCCAAAAGCCCCACTTGATCAGTTTGGTACTTTTGAGGTTTTTGTTCAACCAAAAGAAGGTAAACCCTTTCAGCATGAAGGCATCGTACATGCACCCAACCTGGAATTAGCTTTTGTACTGGCCAAGGAAGCCTTTACCCGAAGATTTACCTGTGTTTCCATTTATGTGGTCGATACCAGGAATGTTTATACATCACCCATGACGGAGGGGAACACGAGTGTTTTTGAATTTATTCATGAAATACCGGCACAGCCCGGAGAAAAAATAGCGTACGAAATTTATCAACTTATAAAGCGTGGAAAACAACACATCCATGCCGGAACGGTGCAAGCCGTTACCCCTCAGGAAGCCATGAGTGAAGCCAAAAAAGTTTACAATACCGGTAAAGTCATTTATAACCTTTGGGCCATTCGCACCAGCGATATCAGGTTTACAAAACCCGAAGAACAAGAACTATGGTTAACCTTGCCCGAAAAGAAATTCAGGGATGCATCAGCATACAAGGCGGGCGATAAACTGACAGAATTTTTGGACAGGCAAAAAAATTAA
- the paaA gene encoding 1,2-phenylacetyl-CoA epoxidase subunit A → MYGGGNTFEGIKTDGLAQEDPIKLAEFEARIERGEKIEPTDWMPQLYRKQLIRMIEQHAHSEIIGALPEGTWITRAPGFKRKLSLMAKVQDEVGHAQLLYSAAETLGKSREEMINDLITGKSKYSNIFNYPAFTWADSCFISWLVDAGAIVNQLANAKGSYGPYCRALDRICAEESFHLKYGHHCVIYLATGTHKQREMFQEALNRWWAPMMHFFGPSDKISAHTEILMKWKVKMSSNDDMRNQFLDMYVPKIWELGFTIPDPNLKKNTETGRWEYTEPDWEEFKRVINGDGPCNKERLEVRRIAEARGRWVREALKSPKTTYVTPLA, encoded by the coding sequence ATGTATGGAGGAGGCAACACCTTTGAAGGTATAAAAACTGATGGCCTGGCCCAGGAAGACCCAATAAAGCTGGCCGAATTTGAAGCCCGCATTGAACGGGGCGAAAAAATTGAACCCACCGACTGGATGCCCCAGCTCTACCGAAAGCAACTCATTCGCATGATCGAACAGCACGCGCATAGTGAAATCATTGGCGCGCTTCCGGAAGGCACCTGGATTACACGTGCGCCCGGATTTAAACGTAAACTTTCGCTTATGGCAAAAGTTCAGGATGAAGTCGGTCACGCCCAATTACTGTACAGCGCTGCCGAAACCCTGGGGAAATCGCGGGAAGAAATGATCAACGACCTGATCACCGGAAAATCCAAATACTCCAACATCTTTAACTATCCTGCCTTTACATGGGCTGATTCATGCTTTATCTCCTGGCTGGTAGATGCGGGGGCTATTGTAAACCAATTGGCCAATGCAAAAGGAAGTTATGGACCTTACTGCCGCGCGCTCGACCGGATTTGTGCTGAAGAATCCTTCCATTTAAAGTACGGCCACCACTGTGTAATATACCTGGCTACCGGCACCCATAAGCAACGCGAAATGTTTCAGGAAGCCTTGAACCGGTGGTGGGCTCCTATGATGCATTTTTTTGGGCCTTCCGATAAAATCTCGGCCCATACAGAAATACTGATGAAGTGGAAAGTAAAAATGTCATCCAACGATGATATGCGCAATCAATTCCTGGATATGTACGTGCCCAAAATATGGGAGCTTGGCTTTACCATACCCGATCCTAACCTGAAGAAAAATACAGAAACCGGCCGCTGGGAATATACCGAACCTGATTGGGAGGAATTCAAGCGGGTGATTAATGGAGATGGCCCTTGCAACAAAGAACGCCTTGAAGTACGAAGGATAGCCGAAGCGCGTGGCCGATGGGTGCGCGAGGCATTAAAGTCCCCCAAAACCACTTATGTTACTCCGTTAGCTTGA
- a CDS encoding TetR family transcriptional regulator has product MAEAISNLSRKEQVIRMAAELFKEKGYSAASMRDLAQKLGIEAASLYSHIKSKEEILRTLCFDMAADFRASLLEVEKKNVSASEKLRLGIIGHVKVMARDLTASAVFMNEHRHLSQPYLRDFLLLRINYINRFKTIIEEGISSGGFRKEIDTKLAVMTLFSSLNWMPAWFSPDSTIEPENLGQQLADMLINGLKQKG; this is encoded by the coding sequence ATGGCAGAAGCAATTTCAAATCTTTCGCGAAAAGAGCAGGTAATCCGGATGGCCGCAGAGCTTTTCAAGGAGAAAGGATACTCGGCTGCTTCCATGCGCGACCTCGCCCAAAAGCTGGGTATTGAAGCTGCCAGTTTGTATTCGCACATCAAATCCAAAGAAGAAATCCTGCGTACCCTTTGCTTTGATATGGCTGCCGATTTCAGGGCCTCATTGCTGGAGGTGGAGAAGAAAAACGTTTCGGCCAGCGAAAAACTAAGGTTGGGTATAATCGGGCACGTAAAAGTTATGGCCCGCGACCTTACCGCCTCTGCCGTGTTTATGAACGAACACCGCCATTTAAGCCAGCCCTACTTACGCGATTTCCTCTTGTTGCGCATCAACTACATCAACCGGTTTAAAACCATAATTGAAGAGGGTATATCAAGCGGTGGTTTCAGAAAAGAAATAGATACCAAACTGGCCGTGATGACGCTCTTCTCATCACTTAACTGGATGCCTGCATGGTTTAGCCCCGACAGCACCATTGAACCCGAAAACCTTGGGCAGCAATTAGCCGATATGCTTATTAACGGGTTGAAACAAAAAGGATAG
- a CDS encoding sigma-70 family RNA polymerase sigma factor, which translates to MEFKIYRATEEELLKGCKKRDQQAQKRLYDTYSSKMYAICYRYVKDSMNAEDVLVTAFTKVFERIDQFKNEGSFEGWIRRVVVNEALTYLRRNRSMYLETELEVADREPDYNSITDHLEAEDLMNMIQELPVGYRMVFNLYAIDGYSHKEIAEQLGISENTSKSQLSRARTYLQKLLTERDWTIQQQRHDTTT; encoded by the coding sequence ATGGAATTTAAAATTTACCGGGCTACTGAAGAGGAACTGTTAAAAGGGTGCAAAAAGCGCGATCAACAGGCGCAAAAGCGCCTTTATGACACCTATTCGTCAAAAATGTACGCCATATGCTATCGGTATGTTAAGGACTCCATGAATGCCGAAGATGTACTGGTAACAGCTTTTACCAAGGTATTTGAACGGATCGATCAGTTTAAAAACGAGGGGAGTTTTGAGGGATGGATCAGGCGGGTGGTCGTAAATGAAGCCCTCACCTACCTTAGGCGTAACCGCTCCATGTACCTGGAAACAGAACTGGAAGTGGCCGATCGCGAACCAGACTATAACAGCATAACCGATCACCTGGAAGCCGAAGACCTGATGAACATGATACAGGAGTTACCGGTTGGGTACCGCATGGTCTTTAACCTGTATGCTATTGACGGTTACTCGCATAAAGAAATAGCCGAACAACTGGGCATAAGCGAAAACACATCCAAATCGCAATTAAGCCGTGCCCGAACCTACCTGCAAAAGCTTTTAACAGAACGTGACTGGACTATTCAACAACAACGCCATGACACAACAACCTGA
- a CDS encoding carboxypeptidase regulatory-like domain-containing protein: MKKLLLALILVLPAISLLGQQGIKGKVEWVSGNQMPGPDGPASKPLGIKREILVYQATTLTQASMDGVFFYHIQTVLVKKVKSAKNGFFKATLPPGEYSIFIKEKNGLFANRFDSQNRINCVIVKPGQFTEITIRVDYEAAY, encoded by the coding sequence ATGAAAAAACTTTTACTTGCACTCATACTGGTTTTGCCCGCCATTTCTTTACTAGGCCAGCAAGGCATTAAGGGTAAAGTTGAGTGGGTAAGCGGAAATCAAATGCCGGGTCCGGATGGACCTGCCAGCAAACCTTTGGGTATAAAACGTGAGATACTGGTCTATCAGGCTACAACACTTACTCAGGCCTCAATGGATGGCGTTTTTTTCTACCACATCCAGACGGTACTCGTGAAGAAGGTTAAAAGTGCAAAAAATGGATTTTTCAAAGCCACCTTGCCACCCGGTGAATATTCCATCTTTATTAAAGAAAAGAATGGCCTTTTTGCCAACCGTTTTGACAGCCAAAACCGCATAAACTGCGTTATTGTTAAGCCCGGGCAATTCACCGAAATTACAATCCGGGTTGATTACGAAGCGGCTTATTAA